The Branchiostoma lanceolatum isolate klBraLanc5 chromosome 10, klBraLanc5.hap2, whole genome shotgun sequence genome has a window encoding:
- the LOC136443291 gene encoding leucine-rich repeat-containing protein 34-like: MSNPGAILDRYKEVCKAEGIPAHKYIIKVLGKAQEDDISEPSDEMTLDLAGNNKLLTDTRLEDRDMVTLCQTLANSTYVSSLDLRYNNITDEGAKHLGKLIETSVSLRFLNVMCNDIGPDGAEHIARGLHTNETLTELKVNGNKIGNKGGMMFASALQINTGVEQLDLGDADLGTESVIALATILHYNKFLKVLNVNRPLLFTHQEETTVHMANMLKVNTTLREIHLQKYDMRDFGTERLVETLRDNMALSYLDLSCNRITRDGAKHLSVLLKRNTPLQVLDLGFNRIEDDGAIYLSEALKHFNTNLHTLVLSHNCIRGNGLVAVADSMRTNSTLYSVFIWGNELEESACVAFNDLIESARLDTEQTDVQPYVVDGRVYLSELSHGIRRHYYWTPSYGPDVEKKKDDLLM; the protein is encoded by the exons ATGAGTAACCCAGGTGCGATTCTGGACCGGTACAAGGAGGTGTGTAAGGCTGAAGGCATCCCCGCCCACAAATACATCATCAAGGTCTTAGGGAAAGCACAAGAAGACGATATAAG CGAGCCCAGTGATGAGATGACCCTTGACCTAGCGGGGAACAACAAGCTGCTGACGGACACGCGGCTGGAGGACAGGGACATGGTGACGCTGTGCCAGACCTTAGCCAACAGCACGTACGTCTCCAGCCTCGACCTTAGGTACAACAACATCACCGACGAAGGAGCAAAACACCTGGGGAAACTCATAGAG ACGTCTGTTTCCCTGCGGTTCCTGAATGTGATGTGTAATGACATAGGACCTGACGGTGCTGAACACATCGCCAGGGGGCTACAT ACCAACGAGACCCTGACAGAGTTGAAAGTGAACGGCAACAAGATCGGGAACAAAGGAGGGATGATGTTTGCCTCCGCCCTGCAGATTAACACTGGTGTGGAACAGCTGGATCTGGGGGATGCCGATCTG GGCACAGAGAGTGTGATTGCTCTGGCCACCATCCTCCACTACAACAAGTTCCTGAAGGTCCTGAACGTCAACCGACCGCTGCTTTTCACTCATCAG GAGGAGACAACAGTCCACATGGCGAACATGCTGAAGGTGAACACCACTCTGCGTGAGATCCACCTGCAGAAATACGACATGCGCGACTTCGGCACCGAGAGACTCGTGGAGACGCTACGGGACAACATGGCGCTGTCCTACCTGGACCTCAGCTG TAACAGAATAACCCGCGACGGTGCCAAACACCTGTCGGTGCTGCTGAAGAGGAACACGCCGCTCCAGGTGCTGGACCTCGGCTTCAACAGGATCGAAGACGACGGAGCGATCTACCTGAGCGAGGCACTCAAGCACTTCAACACAAACCTGCACAC ACTGGTACTTTCGCACAACTGTATCCGTGGTAACGGGCTGGTTGCCGTGGCTGACTCCATGAGGACCAACAGTACCCTGTACAGCGTGTTCATCTGGGGCAACGAGCTGGAGGAGTCTGCATGTGTG GCCTTTAATGACCTGATAGAGTCCGCGAGGCTGGACACAGAGCAGACAGATGTGCAGCCGTACGTGGTGGACGGGAGAGTCTACCTGTCAGAACTGTCCCACGGTATCAGGAGGCACTACTACTGGACACCTAGCTATGGGCCGGatgtggagaagaagaaagatgaTCTGTTGATGTGA